One Bacillus horti genomic region harbors:
- a CDS encoding YerC/YecD family TrpR-related protein, producing the protein MQIDKLRGKELDQLFNAVLTLKSVEDCYIFFDDLCTVNEIQSLAQRLEVARMLREGFTYHKIESETGASTATISRVKRCLNYGNDGYIMALDRIEKEKGSD; encoded by the coding sequence GTGCAAATAGATAAGCTTCGTGGCAAAGAATTAGATCAGCTTTTTAATGCCGTATTGACGTTAAAATCTGTAGAGGACTGCTATATTTTCTTTGATGATTTATGTACGGTCAATGAAATCCAATCCTTAGCTCAGCGCTTGGAGGTAGCACGGATGCTAAGAGAAGGATTTACGTATCATAAGATTGAGTCAGAAACGGGCGCAAGTACAGCAACGATTTCCCGTGTGAAGCGTTGTTTGAATTATGGAAACGATGGCTATATCATGGCGTTAGATCGTATTGAGAAGGAAAAAGGTTCAGATTAA
- a CDS encoding YcaO-like family protein, producing MSVTLYKRKLRDLLLSTSCVLLCYNEGQNFYKEKSSNEEQQTYILQFDNRQYKVEETSSGATIVKIRAASNSSPRTEEKEYRQQSKSTLHYPHKHIQDIQRQLFYFLIHHERYDKLSFNSKEAIITVSYEAKADQLKEFSYDKRLQSPLVIEELMQLMMFYQGGYVLNIDEGNVSLANRQRFVIQGYGYDFNQGKAIQKAVLEYLERCAAAYELPESVAGTYTQLSDKAIDPEKFGYYPDEMTQKHQLSFYTPELLMKWVQAASLLTKQIHLVPEQMSQYLLEHIENQYVYDSSNGCAIGNTYTEASFYSILEVVERDQFMKAWFYGRPLKKIEFPSDMLSIRGKMLYFEALNYDLSFYYLENPMNIPVVWCLITSQNQENRFYSVTGLGCHLQAQHALEAAFFEAYKSFKDIRKQDPTWLREKIAHIEQTQHINEVIEHIHYFLSYRSKPLIEEKVGGAETIPYKSLEHYSFQHQDMSIELEVLLNRIKDTYSDVLIVDQGNPFLHAFGLSCTKALLLGAVPLDFTSHLIRQHESDTEQIKIKKKNIHPLA from the coding sequence ATGAGCGTCACATTATACAAACGTAAGCTTAGAGATCTACTACTATCTACGAGCTGTGTTTTATTATGCTATAACGAAGGGCAGAATTTTTACAAAGAGAAGAGTTCTAACGAAGAACAGCAAACGTATATCCTTCAATTTGATAATCGTCAGTATAAAGTTGAAGAAACTAGCTCAGGAGCAACCATTGTAAAAATAAGAGCAGCATCAAATTCTTCCCCTAGAACAGAGGAGAAAGAATATCGTCAGCAGTCAAAGAGTACATTGCATTACCCTCACAAGCATATTCAAGACATACAACGTCAGCTATTTTATTTTCTTATTCACCATGAGCGCTATGACAAGCTTTCCTTTAATTCTAAGGAAGCTATTATCACCGTTTCCTATGAAGCAAAAGCGGATCAGCTTAAGGAGTTTTCTTACGACAAACGATTACAGTCTCCGCTTGTTATTGAAGAACTTATGCAATTAATGATGTTCTATCAAGGGGGATATGTACTAAATATTGATGAAGGAAATGTCTCCCTAGCAAATCGCCAAAGATTTGTGATTCAAGGATATGGATACGACTTTAATCAAGGGAAAGCCATACAAAAAGCAGTTTTAGAGTATTTAGAAAGATGTGCTGCTGCCTACGAGCTTCCAGAATCAGTGGCAGGGACCTATACACAGCTCTCTGACAAAGCAATCGATCCCGAAAAATTTGGCTATTATCCGGATGAAATGACACAAAAGCATCAGTTATCCTTTTATACTCCTGAGCTACTTATGAAATGGGTCCAAGCTGCCTCTCTTTTAACTAAACAGATTCACCTTGTACCTGAGCAAATGTCTCAGTATCTGCTTGAGCATATAGAGAATCAATATGTATATGACAGTTCTAACGGATGTGCTATTGGAAATACGTACACTGAAGCAAGCTTCTACTCCATTCTTGAAGTTGTTGAAAGAGATCAATTTATGAAAGCCTGGTTTTATGGACGGCCATTGAAAAAAATTGAATTTCCAAGTGACATGTTATCAATTAGAGGTAAGATGCTTTACTTTGAAGCGTTAAACTATGATTTATCCTTTTATTATCTTGAGAATCCTATGAACATACCTGTAGTATGGTGTCTCATTACTAGCCAAAATCAAGAGAATCGCTTTTATTCTGTCACTGGTTTAGGCTGTCACCTGCAAGCTCAGCATGCCTTAGAGGCGGCCTTCTTTGAAGCCTACAAATCCTTCAAGGATATTCGCAAGCAAGATCCTACATGGCTACGAGAAAAAATCGCTCATATTGAGCAAACACAGCATATCAATGAAGTGATTGAACACATCCATTACTTTTTGTCCTATAGAAGCAAGCCATTAATAGAAGAAAAGGTAGGAGGAGCTGAAACCATTCCCTACAAAAGTTTGGAGCATTACTCCTTTCAGCATCAAGATATGTCCATTGAGCTCGAGGTCCTTCTTAACCGTATTAAAGACACTTACTCCGATGTACTCATTGTGGATCAAGGCAATCCATTTCTCCATGCATTTGGGTTGTCCTGTACTAAAGCTTTGCTGCTAGGTGCTGTTCCTCTAGACTTCACCTCACATCTTATCCGACAGCATGAATCTGATACAGAGCAGATAAAAATAAAAAAGAAAAACATCCATCCACTCGCTTAA
- a CDS encoding lantibiotic dehydratase, with product MPIHEQYVSRRPVLTQANIYSIFQLEDPKSYVLELVHDSAFMERILVASRALFEELVRVRDHKKPLQKDTIHKVMKYMLRMSSRPMPFGLFSGISREHFSKASQKPISSVYKKARVSVEWLSKLAKLIESQLVENSSLTIYCNSMLRETNEYIYLDVAQETQTKRVEFKKSSFISEVIRYLSEPKTIKEFIQFFSGGDTTLSVPLLRSLKTLLEHDFLYSRLRPSSMVDEDGLQQIILERENIHISLYSRLVAIKEGLESYEQKPIGEGINTYLEVINQMSNVCTSQRYIVVDLFLERRVPELDKQQVEAFLKDISFLKAFDFLSINHKTWEEYCTRFLNEYGLFHERPLLDLIDTDTGIGLPHIVNQRTKKSEKQWDAYVLRLIQEALIQQNQSIKLSNDHIQNLKNILGDGALYKPQEGYDVKFSIIELEQQQIFLITENAFSATAGSFSGRFCDSLNQKEMPKYRDKNYISAEINAIPLQYGDIGITYYSSEYQINLNTGSADHRSNIPLHDLFVGMDKSGLYLKSKSLDKKVIPVTTHLLHYSNFNENPALIFLAELGKFMTTTPENLTFSWQKQLAFVPRFEHKNIILSPMRWNIHHEEMRKASESGLSELEYIKHFMKLYAVSPIVYLLTGDQTMPILTETELGLTLIVEELKQLDQQATLTLIEALDVHPEETDYIQDYIVTVFPEKQEQPHVKAQPNPNYTVDEPAHFDFSWSYFNIYYRQGKRLATLQTCLNYVEQLGAKKYFIIHYVDPDEHIRLRVKKENDHLGTNLKHFLTTLVQDKIIKAFSEELFLPEYERYGGELLSSYAYDIFCQETRWLHYLLGSHFFKGKSELEIGLILCLHTIMDMFETYESGMNFLESNIEEQQKKHLRSFKKNRKQYIALGDSAIKLFDPMNATMKQKRMDQRNYVKRIVHTFENDRAHYILKSMVHMTMNRFIGTDRKLEEEIYAYSCYTYHNLKYPLEILGGYYETVRN from the coding sequence GTGCCTATTCATGAACAATATGTTTCTAGAAGACCCGTATTGACTCAAGCTAATATCTATTCAATCTTTCAATTAGAAGACCCTAAATCATATGTTCTTGAACTGGTTCATGACTCAGCTTTTATGGAAAGAATTCTTGTAGCCAGCCGAGCATTATTTGAAGAGCTTGTCCGTGTCCGAGATCATAAAAAGCCCTTACAGAAAGACACCATACATAAAGTTATGAAGTATATGCTTAGGATGTCCTCTAGACCAATGCCTTTTGGACTTTTTTCTGGCATTAGTCGAGAGCATTTTTCTAAGGCTTCTCAGAAACCAATCTCTTCAGTTTATAAAAAAGCTAGAGTTTCTGTAGAGTGGTTATCAAAGCTTGCAAAGCTGATTGAAAGTCAACTTGTGGAAAACTCCTCTCTAACGATCTATTGCAATTCAATGCTGAGAGAGACAAATGAGTATATTTATCTTGATGTTGCCCAAGAAACACAGACAAAACGTGTAGAGTTTAAAAAAAGCTCTTTTATCTCCGAAGTCATTCGATATTTAAGTGAACCAAAGACCATTAAGGAGTTTATTCAGTTCTTTTCCGGAGGAGATACTACTCTTTCTGTCCCTTTGCTACGCTCACTCAAAACATTATTAGAGCATGACTTTCTTTACAGTAGACTAAGACCTAGCTCTATGGTGGACGAGGATGGGCTACAACAAATTATTCTAGAAAGGGAGAATATCCATATATCTTTATATAGTAGATTAGTAGCTATAAAGGAAGGATTAGAATCTTATGAACAGAAGCCCATCGGGGAAGGGATAAACACGTATCTTGAAGTGATAAATCAAATGTCTAATGTTTGCACTAGTCAACGCTATATTGTAGTCGACCTTTTTCTTGAGAGGCGAGTACCTGAGCTTGACAAGCAACAGGTTGAGGCGTTCCTTAAGGACATTAGCTTTCTTAAAGCATTTGATTTCCTTTCCATTAATCATAAAACATGGGAGGAGTACTGTACTAGATTTCTTAATGAGTATGGACTGTTTCATGAGCGACCTTTGTTAGATTTAATAGATACAGATACGGGGATTGGATTACCCCACATAGTCAATCAACGAACAAAGAAATCGGAAAAGCAATGGGATGCCTATGTCCTACGTTTAATTCAAGAGGCACTCATTCAACAAAACCAATCAATTAAACTATCAAACGATCATATTCAGAATTTAAAGAACATCCTTGGTGATGGAGCCCTCTATAAGCCTCAGGAAGGCTATGATGTGAAGTTCTCCATTATTGAACTGGAGCAGCAGCAAATATTTTTAATTACTGAAAATGCCTTTAGTGCTACTGCAGGGTCTTTTTCTGGACGATTTTGTGATTCACTGAATCAAAAGGAAATGCCTAAATATAGGGATAAAAATTATATCAGTGCTGAAATTAATGCCATACCGCTACAGTATGGTGATATTGGTATTACTTATTATTCATCCGAATACCAGATTAACTTAAATACTGGCTCTGCTGACCATAGGAGCAACATTCCCCTTCATGATTTATTTGTGGGCATGGACAAAAGTGGACTATACCTTAAAAGTAAATCCTTAGATAAAAAAGTAATTCCTGTAACTACACATCTCCTACATTACAGCAATTTTAATGAAAATCCTGCTCTCATCTTTTTAGCTGAGTTAGGTAAGTTTATGACCACAACTCCTGAAAACCTTACCTTTAGCTGGCAAAAGCAATTAGCTTTTGTCCCAAGGTTCGAGCATAAAAATATCATTCTTTCTCCTATGCGCTGGAATATACACCACGAAGAGATGCGTAAAGCAAGTGAGAGTGGCCTATCGGAATTGGAATACATTAAGCATTTTATGAAGCTATATGCAGTCTCTCCCATTGTCTATCTTCTAACTGGTGATCAGACTATGCCTATTTTGACAGAAACGGAGCTCGGTCTGACTCTAATCGTAGAAGAACTCAAACAGCTTGATCAACAGGCTACTTTAACTTTAATAGAGGCCCTGGACGTTCATCCCGAAGAAACCGACTACATCCAGGATTACATTGTAACGGTGTTTCCTGAGAAACAAGAGCAACCACACGTCAAAGCTCAGCCCAATCCAAATTATACAGTGGATGAACCGGCCCATTTTGATTTTAGCTGGAGCTACTTTAATATCTATTATCGCCAAGGGAAACGACTAGCAACATTACAGACATGTTTGAATTACGTTGAACAGCTTGGAGCAAAAAAATATTTTATCATCCATTATGTTGATCCTGATGAACATATTCGATTGAGAGTAAAAAAGGAAAATGATCATCTAGGTACGAATCTAAAGCATTTTTTGACTACCTTAGTGCAGGACAAAATTATTAAGGCCTTTTCAGAGGAGCTTTTTCTCCCCGAATATGAACGCTATGGTGGAGAACTGCTTAGCTCTTACGCGTATGATATATTCTGTCAAGAGACAAGATGGCTGCACTATTTATTAGGCTCCCATTTCTTTAAAGGTAAGTCAGAATTGGAGATCGGTCTAATTCTGTGCTTGCATACAATCATGGATATGTTTGAAACGTATGAAAGTGGCATGAATTTTCTTGAAAGCAACATAGAGGAACAGCAAAAAAAGCATTTGAGATCGTTTAAAAAGAATAGGAAACAGTACATTGCTCTGGGAGATTCTGCGATTAAGCTATTCGATCCAATGAACGCAACGATGAAGCAGAAAAGAATGGATCAGAGAAATTATGTAAAAAGGATCGTACACACCTTTGAAAATGATAGAGCCCATTACATATTAAAAAGTATGGTGCATATGACCATGAACCGATTTATTGGAACAGACCGCAAATTAGAAGAAGAAATATACGCTTATTCCTGCTATACGTATCACAACCTAAAGTATCCATTAGAAATTTTAGGAGGATATTATGAAACTGTACGAAATTAA
- a CDS encoding adenine deaminase C-terminal domain-containing protein, with translation MKIKPLDLKSYQELIQVALRKSPADLWFKNAQFLNVYTGQLQRSHIALSKGRIAYVGDKEPLTDKRTEVVELETPQILVPGYIEPHAHPFQWYNPYTWGRFLVTQGTTTSINDNMALFKYLDDEQALSFIEKLHAEEGHLWLWWSRFDAQTGLSQEENRFAPSSLRRWLKHRLVVQGGEFTSWPLLLKGNQALAEAMLITKQEFHKRVEGHLPGSSPETLNAMAASGVTADHEALSGEDVIERLRLGLYASLRYSSIRPDLPNLLEEIKAHPELNRSRILLTNDGSMPFFVEQSGCNRMIEHVIAAGFSPIEAYRMVTLNPATYYGLEEELGGIAPGRLAHINVLQDVLNPTPLRVMVDGKWVVQNQSTERSHYSEQRQSPQWMKEYFPPKTASLTISSEMLHQSPAPVGIELINEVITKPYELDPHGALELNELYLSLVDEHGKWVLNTRIKNFASNLQALASTYTASSHYLLMGRDRDEMAQVLEHTLVRGGGIQATFTSGDEVWVPLPLAGGMSDEPMNLLMQHSKHFVEKLKENGHPFADPIYTLLFLTATHLPFIRMTDHGLYLIKEQKVIVPSHKL, from the coding sequence TTGAAAATCAAACCGTTAGACCTTAAAAGCTATCAGGAGCTTATACAGGTTGCTTTGAGAAAGTCTCCTGCTGATTTATGGTTCAAGAATGCTCAATTTCTAAATGTATATACCGGTCAACTGCAAAGATCGCATATTGCATTGAGTAAAGGGAGGATTGCTTATGTAGGAGATAAGGAACCCTTAACTGATAAGCGTACTGAGGTTGTGGAGCTAGAGACTCCACAAATTTTAGTACCAGGATATATTGAGCCACATGCGCATCCTTTTCAATGGTATAACCCTTATACGTGGGGGCGTTTTCTAGTTACCCAAGGGACCACGACTTCTATTAATGATAACATGGCTCTTTTTAAATATCTCGATGATGAACAAGCGCTCAGTTTTATTGAAAAGCTACATGCAGAAGAGGGACATTTGTGGCTTTGGTGGTCCCGCTTTGATGCTCAAACCGGTCTAAGCCAGGAGGAAAATCGGTTTGCTCCGTCAAGCCTTAGGAGATGGCTTAAGCACCGTTTAGTTGTTCAAGGGGGAGAATTTACATCATGGCCTTTGTTACTAAAAGGGAATCAAGCTTTAGCTGAAGCTATGCTTATCACAAAGCAGGAATTTCATAAACGGGTGGAGGGACATTTACCTGGCTCCTCCCCTGAAACGCTTAATGCTATGGCTGCTTCTGGTGTAACGGCAGATCATGAGGCTCTATCAGGGGAGGACGTGATCGAGCGCTTAAGGCTAGGGCTGTATGCCTCGCTAAGATATTCCTCCATTCGTCCAGATTTGCCTAATCTACTCGAAGAGATAAAGGCTCATCCAGAATTAAATCGATCTCGAATCTTATTGACCAATGATGGGTCTATGCCTTTTTTTGTGGAGCAATCCGGGTGCAACAGAATGATTGAGCATGTTATAGCTGCAGGTTTTTCACCTATTGAGGCTTATCGGATGGTTACGTTGAATCCTGCTACTTACTATGGATTAGAGGAGGAGTTAGGCGGGATTGCACCAGGTAGACTAGCTCACATTAACGTGTTACAGGATGTATTAAATCCTACTCCGCTGCGTGTCATGGTGGACGGCAAGTGGGTTGTTCAAAATCAAAGCACCGAGCGTAGCCATTACTCAGAACAGAGACAGTCACCTCAATGGATGAAGGAGTATTTTCCACCAAAGACAGCCTCATTGACTATCTCTTCGGAAATGTTACATCAATCTCCTGCCCCTGTAGGTATTGAACTCATCAATGAAGTCATTACAAAACCGTATGAGCTTGATCCACACGGTGCACTAGAGTTAAATGAATTATATCTTAGCTTAGTCGACGAGCACGGCAAATGGGTGCTTAATACAAGAATTAAGAATTTCGCTTCAAACTTACAAGCGTTGGCTAGTACATACACAGCATCAAGTCATTACCTACTTATGGGAAGAGATAGGGATGAAATGGCTCAAGTGCTAGAGCATACCTTGGTTAGAGGTGGAGGAATTCAAGCCACTTTTACTTCTGGTGATGAGGTGTGGGTCCCCTTACCTCTAGCTGGGGGCATGAGCGATGAGCCCATGAACCTATTAATGCAACATAGTAAGCATTTTGTTGAGAAGCTTAAGGAGAACGGCCATCCCTTTGCTGACCCTATATACACATTATTATTTTTAACGGCTACCCATTTACCTTTTATTCGAATGACAGATCATGGATTATATTTAATTAAAGAACAGAAGGTCATTGTTCCTTCACATAAGCTATAG
- a CDS encoding heptaprenylglyceryl phosphate synthase, producing MIDTSTWRHAFKLDPDKDITDEHLEALCESGTDAIIVGGTLGVTFDHTIDLLSRIRRYALPCILEISNREAIVPGFDHYFIPVVLNAKNPKWLFEPHIEVIKELGTIIPWHDISTVGYCVLNRDSSVAKLTESDTELTVEDVLAYGRLATHVLNLPYFYIEYSGVYGDIELVKEVYGRLGKSENGKIQMIYGGGISDKRQAEAMNGAADMIVVGNLIYENIEAALQTVVKEEVE from the coding sequence ATGATTGATACGAGTACCTGGAGACATGCTTTTAAGCTTGATCCAGATAAAGATATAACGGATGAACATCTAGAAGCCCTGTGTGAGTCAGGGACGGATGCCATTATTGTTGGTGGGACATTAGGTGTTACGTTTGATCATACGATTGATTTACTTAGTAGAATTAGACGATATGCTCTGCCCTGCATTCTTGAAATTTCGAATCGTGAGGCGATTGTACCCGGCTTTGACCATTATTTCATCCCGGTTGTACTAAATGCAAAGAATCCAAAATGGTTGTTTGAACCACATATTGAAGTTATTAAAGAGCTTGGTACGATTATTCCTTGGCACGATATATCTACGGTAGGTTATTGTGTGTTAAACAGGGATTCAAGTGTGGCGAAGCTAACAGAAAGTGATACAGAGCTAACTGTGGAGGATGTGCTCGCTTACGGAAGGCTAGCAACACATGTATTGAACCTGCCCTATTTTTATATCGAATATAGTGGGGTCTATGGGGACATTGAACTGGTTAAAGAAGTCTACGGTAGATTAGGAAAAAGCGAAAATGGAAAAATTCAAATGATTTACGGTGGAGGCATTAGCGATAAAAGGCAGGCAGAAGCCATGAATGGTGCTGCTGATATGATAGTGGTCGGAAATTTAATTTATGAAAATATAGAGGCGGCGTTGCAGACAGTAGTGAAGGAGGAAGTGGAATGA
- a CDS encoding YokU family protein, translated as MKCEWCEQEGAVEVKKDCTWIEPAGKATVVVEQVPAIDCSICQDIYITDELTEEVEEALNSVDLEELGEAFSYEELMNAPRLSIFDLYKKESEHKGHSRASGACKF; from the coding sequence ATGAAATGTGAATGGTGTGAGCAGGAAGGGGCAGTTGAGGTCAAGAAGGACTGTACCTGGATAGAGCCAGCAGGTAAAGCAACGGTAGTGGTGGAGCAAGTACCTGCTATAGATTGTTCAATCTGTCAGGATATTTATATAACTGATGAACTCACAGAGGAGGTAGAGGAAGCATTAAATAGTGTCGATTTGGAAGAACTAGGTGAGGCGTTTAGCTATGAGGAGCTAATGAATGCTCCAAGGTTAAGCATATTTGATTTATATAAAAAAGAAAGTGAGCATAAAGGACATTCGCGAGCGTCTGGAGCTTGTAAATTCTAG
- a CDS encoding DUF3048 domain-containing protein, with product MKRWWFLGLTMLLLFFVVACSNNEPVDIEAPDEANEEEIEEVEEDVEAPFTASLTGLGVQQEITDRIIAVMINNQGSARPQSGLDQADMIYEILAEGEITRLVAFFQSQSPDVIGPVRSLRPYLIDLATGFDAVFAHAGGSPEALSRVQTEGLASLDEIYNAGNSFYRVDFRRAPHNLYTSLERLRAGAEGRGFRQEGEIPTLLFKDTEEEMTGTEATNIRIDYHSLYHVAYEYDESTQLYTRTVRDEPHIDMETNEVLTTTNLLVIETHHRVLDDVGRRAIDVMSEGKGYLFQRGKMQEVDWKRIDGVIRPLINGREVGLYPGVTWVNVIPDSPGLTERVQIGNGIEQEDSDSND from the coding sequence TTGAAAAGATGGTGGTTTCTAGGTTTAACCATGCTTTTACTGTTTTTTGTAGTCGCATGTAGTAATAATGAGCCTGTTGATATAGAGGCGCCTGATGAAGCGAATGAGGAAGAGATTGAAGAGGTGGAGGAGGATGTTGAAGCTCCATTTACAGCTTCACTTACTGGACTAGGTGTACAGCAAGAAATAACAGACCGAATTATAGCTGTCATGATTAATAACCAAGGCAGTGCTCGTCCTCAGTCTGGACTTGATCAAGCGGATATGATTTATGAAATTCTTGCCGAAGGAGAAATTACAAGGCTGGTTGCTTTCTTTCAAAGCCAATCTCCTGATGTAATTGGCCCTGTGCGTAGCCTGCGTCCTTATCTTATTGATTTAGCCACAGGCTTTGACGCTGTATTTGCTCACGCTGGAGGATCGCCAGAGGCATTAAGTAGGGTGCAAACAGAAGGGTTAGCCTCATTAGATGAAATCTATAACGCTGGAAACTCGTTTTATAGAGTTGATTTTAGAAGGGCTCCACATAATCTTTATACAAGCTTAGAGAGATTAAGAGCGGGGGCAGAAGGTAGAGGCTTTAGGCAGGAGGGTGAGATTCCTACTCTACTGTTTAAGGATACAGAAGAGGAAATGACAGGTACGGAAGCAACAAATATACGAATTGATTACCATTCCTTGTATCATGTTGCTTATGAGTATGATGAAAGTACTCAGCTATATACACGTACTGTAAGAGACGAGCCTCATATTGATATGGAGACAAATGAAGTTCTCACGACTACCAATTTACTTGTTATAGAAACGCATCACAGAGTTTTAGATGATGTTGGTCGCAGAGCGATTGATGTAATGAGTGAGGGGAAGGGTTATCTTTTCCAAAGGGGGAAAATGCAAGAGGTCGACTGGAAGAGAATTGATGGTGTAATTAGACCTTTAATAAATGGTCGAGAGGTTGGACTATACCCTGGTGTGACGTGGGTAAATGTTATCCCTGATAGCCCTGGGCTAACTGAAAGAGTGCAGATTGGTAATGGAATTGAGCAAGAGGATTCTGATTCTAATGATTAA
- a CDS encoding CPBP family intramembrane glutamic endopeptidase, producing MTSSTENKWKWPLILSFIRIPLLLVGAAITYLLFILTDTAYTIPLLPGISTLYFTVINLICFYILYRVLKQEGSSIAQLIDFKGARLGKDILLGFLWIMVLYFPFVLAVMGTMWVMFEAEMFLHFEAVFAPGGYDIEMPYALMIVSAIVSATLFPLLNAPIEELLYRGYAQKRLAAVTKKWVAILIPTIGFSIQHIMLAGTLTGAIVYAVAFFFWGLGAAIIYEWHGRLLPIIIAHFMTNFLFGSIPLIFLLFFY from the coding sequence ATGACATCATCCACAGAAAACAAATGGAAATGGCCACTTATTCTTTCTTTTATTCGTATTCCTTTACTCCTAGTTGGTGCAGCTATTACATATCTGCTGTTTATTTTGACTGACACAGCTTATACAATTCCTTTATTGCCGGGGATTTCAACATTATATTTTACTGTTATTAATTTGATTTGCTTTTACATTCTCTATCGTGTGCTTAAGCAGGAAGGAAGTTCTATTGCCCAATTAATAGATTTTAAGGGAGCTAGGCTTGGTAAGGATATACTTTTAGGCTTTCTTTGGATTATGGTTTTATACTTTCCTTTTGTGTTGGCCGTCATGGGGACGATGTGGGTCATGTTTGAAGCAGAGATGTTCTTACATTTTGAAGCTGTATTCGCTCCAGGTGGATATGATATTGAAATGCCCTATGCTCTTATGATTGTTTCAGCTATTGTATCGGCTACCTTATTTCCTCTACTTAACGCCCCAATAGAAGAGTTACTTTATAGAGGATATGCTCAGAAGCGACTAGCCGCAGTTACTAAAAAGTGGGTGGCTATCCTCATACCAACAATCGGTTTCAGTATTCAGCATATTATGTTAGCTGGCACTCTAACAGGGGCTATTGTTTATGCTGTTGCGTTTTTCTTTTGGGGATTGGGAGCAGCGATTATCTATGAATGGCATGGAAGACTGTTACCTATTATCATCGCCCACTTTATGACGAATTTCCTATTTGGGAGTATTCCATTAATTTTTTTACTATTTTTCTACTAA